From Cannabis sativa cultivar Pink pepper isolate KNU-18-1 chromosome 8, ASM2916894v1, whole genome shotgun sequence, a single genomic window includes:
- the LOC115700615 gene encoding peptidyl-prolyl cis-trans isomerase CYP23 isoform X2, with product MRNRNPILIVFLSLCVILIFVGASSDEPELGSARVVFQTEYGDIEFGFYPSVAPITVEHIFKLVRLGGYNTNHFFRVDKGFVAQVADVANGRSAPMNEEQRIVAEKTIIGEFSQVKHVRGILSMGRHADPNSGGSSFSILLGDAPHLDGEYAIFGKVTKGDETLKKLEQLPTRREGIFVMPTERITILSSYYYG from the exons ATGCGGAACCGCAATCCAATCTTAATCGTATTCCTTAGTCTGTGTGTCATACTCATCTTTGTTGGCGCCTCCTCTGATGAACCCGAGCTGGGGTCGGCTCGTGTtgtttttcag ACAGAATACGGTGATATAGAATTTGGATTCTACCCGAGTGTTGCTCCCATAACGGTGGAGCACATTTTCAAGCTTGTTCGTCTCGGAGGTTATAACACAAACCACTTCTTTAGG GTGGATAAGGGTTTCGTTGCCCAAGTGGCCGATGTGGCTAATGGGCGATCCGCTCCTATGAATGAAGAGCAAAGAATAGTTGCAGAGAAGACCATCATTGGTGAATTTAGCCAAGTTAAGCATGTCAGAGGTATTCTTTCAATGGGCAG ACATGCTGATCCTAATAGTGGTGGATCTTCATTTTCAATACTTCTAGGAGATGCTCCTCATCTTGATGGCGAG TATGCAATATTTGGCAAAGTTACTAAAGGTGACGAAACACTGAAAAAGCTTGAGCAACTCCCTACTCGTCGTGAAGGGATCTTTGTGATG CCAACAGAGCGGATTACAATTCTGTCGTCATACTATTATG GTTAA
- the LOC115700615 gene encoding peptidyl-prolyl cis-trans isomerase CYP23 isoform X1 produces the protein MRNRNPILIVFLSLCVILIFVGASSDEPELGSARVVFQTEYGDIEFGFYPSVAPITVEHIFKLVRLGGYNTNHFFRVDKGFVAQVADVANGRSAPMNEEQRIVAEKTIIGEFSQVKHVRGILSMGRHADPNSGGSSFSILLGDAPHLDGEYAIFGKVTKGDETLKKLEQLPTRREGIFVMPTERITILSSYYYDKQMESCELDKSILKRRLAASTVEIERQRMKCFP, from the exons ATGCGGAACCGCAATCCAATCTTAATCGTATTCCTTAGTCTGTGTGTCATACTCATCTTTGTTGGCGCCTCCTCTGATGAACCCGAGCTGGGGTCGGCTCGTGTtgtttttcag ACAGAATACGGTGATATAGAATTTGGATTCTACCCGAGTGTTGCTCCCATAACGGTGGAGCACATTTTCAAGCTTGTTCGTCTCGGAGGTTATAACACAAACCACTTCTTTAGG GTGGATAAGGGTTTCGTTGCCCAAGTGGCCGATGTGGCTAATGGGCGATCCGCTCCTATGAATGAAGAGCAAAGAATAGTTGCAGAGAAGACCATCATTGGTGAATTTAGCCAAGTTAAGCATGTCAGAGGTATTCTTTCAATGGGCAG ACATGCTGATCCTAATAGTGGTGGATCTTCATTTTCAATACTTCTAGGAGATGCTCCTCATCTTGATGGCGAG TATGCAATATTTGGCAAAGTTACTAAAGGTGACGAAACACTGAAAAAGCTTGAGCAACTCCCTACTCGTCGTGAAGGGATCTTTGTGATG CCAACAGAGCGGATTACAATTCTGTCGTCATACTATTATG ATAAGCAGATGGAAAGTTGTGAACTGGATAAATCAATTTTGAAGAGGAGGTTAGCTGCATCTACTGTTGAAATTGAGAGACAG AGAATGAAATGCTTTCCGTGA
- the LOC115699878 gene encoding uncharacterized protein LOC115699878 has product MLCWALWCARNDLIWQQRSRSVKDVVTFANSSLDQWLKAQGKGNIPSLSPLKDGDGSELWLKPSVGIKLNVDAAISERSSKHGFGCVVRNADGILIAAFAGVKPGRVSPELAEIMGIMEALSWLKNHSYTQAIVETDSLVCAEAIRSAEVFVSSFGSVVEDCKKIFKSLFNVSLLFVKRSANCVAHFVARHSISLAERMFSINSVPMELMSILTSDCST; this is encoded by the coding sequence ATGTTGTGTTGGGCCCTTTGGTGTGCTAGAAACGACCTCATATGGCAGCAGCGATCCCGTAGCGTGAAGGACGTGGTTACATTTGCTAATTCGAGTCTTGATCAATGGTTGAAAGCTCAAGGAAAGGGTAATATTCCCTCGTTGTCTCCTCTCAAAGATGGAGATGGTTCGGAGCTTTGGTTAAAGCCGAGTGTAGGCATCAAACTCAATGTCGATGCAGCCATTTCCGAACGTTCTTCAAAGCATGGTTTCGGGTGTGTTGTCCGAAATGCAGATGGTATTTTGATTGCTGCCTTTGCTGGTGTGAAACCCGGTAGAGTTTCTCCCGAATTGGCCGAAATAATGGGCATAATGGAAGCTTTGAGTTGGCTGAAAAATCACTCCTACACTCAAGCCATTGTTGAGACAGATAGCCTCGTGTGTGCAGAAGCCATTCGGAGTGCAGAGGTGTTTGTTTCCTCTTTCGGTTCAGTGGTGGAAGATTGCAAGAAGATCTTTAAGAGTTTGTTTAATGTTTCGCTTTTGTTTGTTAAGCGTTCTGCGAATTGTGTTGCGCACTTTGTTGCCCGGCACTCTATTTCGTTAGCTGAACGTATGTTTTCTATTAATAGTGTTCCTATGGAATTGATGTCTATTCTTACGAGCGATTGCTCGACTTAA
- the LOC115699879 gene encoding uncharacterized protein At4g02000-like — protein MASSSSEGRVLEVEKETIPLEEEETEVLRLPGSREEVAIDTRWCLVGKLLTGRVSDFNVFQNMMAFLWQPGMGMYVKELNPNLFLIQFHHEIDIQRVIDGSPWTYDRKPFIFTRLKEGDNPRLVEINNLDMWVQIHNLQTGNMTLSVVMALGNYIGTFIESDPNNFVGIWRDYLRVRVRINVDKPIKRRMKISIDNLSWYWANFKYEKIPTFCFICGIIGHSEKFCPRLFLKPLHLHEKPYSLEQKATTQRRQSTFGAQWLRSGAAVRESQGSSTEQGVNLVPRNVENTGELIGKNQGHDMFKDSLPNAGRNHSKGTQGINEEDLTLNVNSNENFFDSTITTMVDSKRRRPDSTLGNFVGPRV, from the coding sequence ATGGCATCTAGTAGCAGTGAGGGGAGAGTTTTAGAGGTAGAGAAAGAAACCATTCCTCTGGAAGAGGAAGAGACGGAAGTATTACGACTCCCAGGCAGCAGAGAAGAAGTGGCGATTGACACCAGATGGTGTCTGGTGGGAAAGCTTTTAACAGGTAGAGTTTCAGATTTCAATGTGTTTCAAAACATGATGGCCTTCCTTTGGCAGCCGGGGATGGGAATGTATGTTAAGGAACTCAACCCGAACTTATTTCTCATCCAATTTCACCATGAGATTGATATACAAAGGGTAATTGATGGGAGTCCGTGGACCTACGATCGGAAGCCTTTTATTTTTACGAGGTTGAAGGAAGGAGATAACCCAAGGCTTGTTGAAATTAACAACCTTGATATGTGGGTTCAAATACACAACTTACAAACGGGTAACATGACGCTTAGTGTTGTGATGGCTCTTGGAAATTAcattggtactttcattgaatCGGATCCTAATAATTTCGTGGGCATTTGGCGGGATTACCTTCGCGTGAGAGTCCGAATAAATGTTGACAAGCCTATTAAACGGCGAATGAAGATAAGCATCGATAATCTCTCTTGGTACTGGGCTAATTTCAAGTATGAAAAAATCCCAACCTTTTGTTTCATATGCGGGATCATAGGGCATTCGGAGAAGTTCTGTCCCAGACTGTTCTTAAAGCCGTTACATTTACATGAGAAGCCTTATAGTTTGGAGCAGAAGGCCACGACACAGAGGAGACAGTCAACATTTGGAGCACAGTGGCTCCGGTCTGGTGCGGCGGTGCGTGAATCTCAAGGAAGCAGCACTGAACAGGGTGTCAATTTAGTTCCTAGAAATGTGGAGAATACAGGGGAATTGATTGGCAAAAATCAAGGTCATGATATGTTTAAGGATTCTTTGCCAAATGCTGGGCGTAATCATAGCAAGGGGACACAAGGAATAAATGAGGAAGATTTGACTTTAAATGTCAATAGTAATGAAAACTTTTTTGATTCTACCATTACTACAATGGTTGACTCAAAGAGAAGAAGGCCAGATTCCACTTTGGGAAACTTTGTGGgcccacgtgtgtga